From the Chloroflexus aurantiacus J-10-fl genome, one window contains:
- a CDS encoding M23 family metallopeptidase: protein MIAPLWLIAVMLSLLAQPTPLFAAPSLVLPTPPGEPWRIIQGYACGTHNGWDRYSLDLAQVHGPTYDAPIRAAASGTLWHWEARSGTIILSHGNNFFTMYTHLSRPVTTERGRFFAVGEVLGYAGDRGSPGIPHLHFTAFTAGANGWSGRQSIPLKFAEGYDLPEIGGCNQHGGKVLTAMALQDPIITFTSAALPGGWYSADHQIDFSVAWGGGGLSQAWNMEPPADTPMFPGAFDGYARLADMGEGWHTLYVRAWGPDGRQTLASYGPLGFDYSPPVLTVTPAELHIVQTQPTVVTWPAAEDALSGVSGYRIYLGPDPTGESEWFVTEPTLTLPTLAPGVYVLRVKPIDNAGNVGAWQTVMTIRVE, encoded by the coding sequence TTGATCGCACCACTCTGGCTGATCGCCGTAATGCTCTCGCTACTCGCGCAACCAACGCCGCTCTTCGCTGCTCCCTCACTCGTGCTACCCACTCCCCCCGGCGAACCATGGCGGATTATTCAAGGGTATGCCTGCGGTACCCATAATGGTTGGGATCGCTATTCCCTTGATCTGGCGCAGGTACACGGTCCGACGTATGATGCACCAATTCGTGCTGCGGCGAGTGGTACGCTATGGCACTGGGAAGCTCGTAGCGGTACCATCATTCTTTCCCATGGCAACAACTTTTTTACAATGTACACACACCTGAGCCGACCAGTCACTACTGAACGTGGTCGGTTTTTTGCAGTTGGCGAGGTGTTGGGGTATGCCGGTGATCGGGGTTCACCCGGCATTCCTCATCTGCATTTCACCGCCTTCACAGCCGGTGCGAACGGTTGGAGTGGCCGGCAATCCATTCCGCTCAAGTTCGCTGAAGGCTACGATTTGCCGGAGATCGGTGGCTGCAATCAGCACGGGGGCAAGGTCCTGACCGCAATGGCATTGCAGGACCCAATCATCACCTTTACCAGTGCTGCGTTGCCGGGTGGATGGTACAGTGCCGATCATCAGATCGATTTCAGTGTGGCCTGGGGTGGTGGCGGTCTGAGTCAGGCGTGGAATATGGAACCTCCCGCCGATACGCCAATGTTCCCCGGCGCATTTGATGGCTATGCACGGCTGGCCGATATGGGGGAGGGCTGGCATACGCTCTACGTGCGGGCCTGGGGACCTGATGGCCGGCAAACGCTGGCCAGTTATGGGCCGCTTGGTTTTGACTACTCGCCGCCGGTGCTGACCGTAACTCCTGCCGAATTACACATCGTGCAGACGCAACCGACCGTGGTAACCTGGCCGGCAGCAGAGGACGCCTTATCCGGTGTGTCCGGCTATCGCATCTATCTCGGCCCGGACCCAACCGGCGAGAGTGAGTGGTTTGTTACTGAACCAACGCTGACACTGCCCACACTGGCACCCGGCGTCTACGTCTTGCGGGTCAAACCAATTGACAATGCCGGCAATGTTGGTGCGTGGCAAACCGTGATGACGATCCGGGTGGAATAG
- the glgP gene encoding alpha-glucan family phosphorylase, which produces MLRFEHEILFTPCPERIARLRELAYNLWWTWHPEAQDLYRSIDPELWELVYHNPVDFLRDVRQRKLEAAANDPAYLKRYDAVLKSFDSYMSAKKTWFSKNYPDAKDTLIAYFSAEFGLHESLPIYSGGLGILSGDHIKEASDMGIPLVGVGFIYPQGYFRQRLDQSGWQFAEYNKLNFADVPALPALDPEGREVVVEVELPGRTIYAKVYKFQVGRNELLLMDTDIHPNSPQDRELSARLYGGDQEMRISQELVLGVGGVRALRRLGYKPTVWHMNEGHSAFLVLELCRELVAQGYSFEQAMEQVKAHCVFTTHTPVPAGNDAFPLPMIEKFFWSFWPQLNLTRDEFMSLALQEQQWGPTFAMTALALRFSAFHNGVSKLHGHVARGMWQWLYPGRSQDEVPITSITNGVHTATWLAPEMRTLYNSYLGKNWEDNLDDPQIWRKVYQIPDETFWRTRQKLKSDLIAFSRQRLQQHYMRLGIPAPVWPVLEENILTIGFARRFATYKRATLLFKDVERLKYILNRPGKPIQIIFAGKAHPKDDPGKHFIQDVYRMAMQPGLAGRIIFLEEYDIAVGRALVQGVDVWLNNPRRPYEASGTSGMKASLNGAPNCSVLDGWWPEAYNGRNGWAIGDEREYASQEEQDWNDAQSLYHLLEHEIAPRFYDNRDANGIPVEWVQICKEAIATVAPLFSTRRMLADYLREMYMPVAVQDTPTGV; this is translated from the coding sequence ATGCTACGGTTTGAACATGAGATCCTGTTCACGCCTTGCCCGGAACGCATTGCGCGCCTTCGCGAACTTGCCTATAACCTCTGGTGGACATGGCATCCCGAAGCGCAAGACCTCTATCGCTCTATCGATCCAGAGCTATGGGAGCTGGTGTACCACAATCCGGTCGACTTTTTGCGTGATGTACGTCAGCGTAAGCTGGAAGCAGCAGCAAATGATCCGGCCTATTTGAAGCGGTACGACGCGGTGCTCAAGAGCTTCGATAGCTACATGAGCGCGAAGAAGACCTGGTTTAGCAAAAACTATCCCGACGCCAAAGATACTCTGATCGCGTATTTCAGTGCCGAGTTTGGTCTGCATGAGAGTCTACCCATCTACTCGGGTGGTCTGGGGATTCTGTCGGGTGATCACATCAAAGAGGCCAGCGATATGGGTATTCCGCTGGTCGGGGTTGGTTTTATCTATCCACAAGGTTATTTCCGCCAGCGCCTCGATCAGAGCGGCTGGCAGTTTGCTGAATATAACAAGCTCAATTTCGCCGATGTTCCGGCACTCCCGGCACTTGACCCGGAAGGTCGGGAAGTGGTGGTCGAGGTTGAGTTACCCGGACGTACCATCTACGCGAAGGTCTACAAGTTTCAGGTGGGCCGTAATGAGCTGTTGTTGATGGATACCGACATCCATCCCAACAGTCCGCAAGACCGGGAGCTTTCGGCCCGGCTCTACGGTGGTGATCAAGAGATGCGTATCTCGCAAGAGCTGGTGTTGGGTGTCGGTGGTGTCCGCGCATTACGCCGGCTCGGTTACAAACCGACCGTCTGGCACATGAACGAAGGCCATTCGGCGTTTCTGGTGCTTGAGTTGTGCCGTGAGCTGGTGGCGCAGGGCTATAGCTTCGAGCAGGCGATGGAACAGGTAAAGGCGCATTGTGTCTTTACCACCCACACACCGGTACCTGCCGGAAATGACGCCTTCCCCTTGCCGATGATTGAGAAGTTCTTCTGGAGCTTCTGGCCGCAATTAAACCTGACTCGTGATGAGTTTATGAGTCTGGCGCTGCAAGAGCAGCAGTGGGGGCCGACGTTTGCAATGACTGCGTTGGCCTTACGGTTTTCAGCGTTCCACAATGGGGTGAGCAAACTCCACGGTCATGTTGCGCGTGGGATGTGGCAATGGCTCTACCCCGGTCGCAGCCAGGATGAAGTGCCGATTACCTCAATTACCAACGGTGTGCATACTGCGACCTGGCTGGCGCCCGAAATGCGCACGCTCTACAACTCGTATCTCGGCAAGAATTGGGAAGACAATCTCGATGATCCACAGATCTGGCGGAAGGTGTACCAGATTCCTGATGAGACCTTCTGGCGTACTCGCCAGAAACTGAAGAGTGATCTGATCGCCTTCAGTCGGCAGCGTCTCCAACAGCATTATATGCGGCTGGGCATTCCGGCGCCGGTCTGGCCGGTACTCGAAGAGAACATTCTGACCATCGGTTTCGCCCGGCGGTTTGCGACGTACAAGCGTGCAACCCTGCTGTTCAAAGATGTTGAGCGGCTGAAGTACATTCTCAACCGACCCGGCAAGCCCATCCAGATCATCTTTGCCGGGAAGGCTCACCCGAAGGATGATCCGGGCAAGCACTTTATTCAGGACGTGTATCGCATGGCGATGCAGCCGGGGCTGGCCGGACGGATCATTTTCCTCGAAGAGTACGACATAGCGGTTGGACGTGCTCTGGTGCAGGGGGTCGATGTCTGGCTGAACAACCCGCGCCGCCCGTATGAGGCGAGTGGTACCAGTGGGATGAAAGCGAGCCTCAACGGTGCACCCAATTGTTCGGTGCTTGATGGCTGGTGGCCGGAAGCGTATAACGGTCGTAACGGTTGGGCGATTGGTGACGAGCGGGAGTACGCCAGTCAGGAGGAGCAGGACTGGAACGATGCGCAGTCGCTGTACCATTTGCTCGAACACGAGATTGCCCCCCGCTTCTACGACAATCGTGATGCGAATGGGATTCCGGTTGAGTGGGTACAGATTTGCAAGGAGGCTATCGCTACGGTAGCGCCGCTCTTTAGCACGCGCCGGATGCTGGCCGACTATCTGCGCGAGATGTATATGCCGGTAGCAGTGCAGGATACACCAACCGGAGTGTAG
- the chrA gene encoding chromate efflux transporter, whose product MSTSPLTVFLVFLRLGLTSFGGPVAHLGYFRADLVERRRWLDEVMYADLIALCQFLPGPASSQVGIAIGTIRAGLLGGLAAWLGFTLPSALIMIAFAYGIALLGDVAGSGWLHGLKVVVVAVVAQAVWQMGQRLCPDRLRASIAVIAAVILVIWSDALVQLLVIGVGGLIGWRLLQFQTNSNSVIKSPIMPRIGMLFGLLFAILLAGSLIITSFGGNPTLTLLAGMVRSGSLVFGGGHVVLPLLEPVVVGGDFMSAETFIAGYGAAQAVPGPLLSFSAYLGAVASAYPAGWVGGILALVAIFLPSFLLVWAALPFWATLRARPDAQAALAGVNAAVVGVLLAALYQPVITSAIRGPFDVALALGSFAALHLWRIPPWAVVLLCALIGGFGWSGQ is encoded by the coding sequence ATGTCAACATCACCACTGACCGTTTTCCTGGTGTTTTTACGCCTTGGTCTGACGTCATTTGGGGGGCCGGTAGCTCATTTAGGTTATTTTCGGGCTGATCTGGTCGAGCGGCGACGCTGGCTCGATGAAGTAATGTATGCCGACCTGATTGCGCTGTGCCAGTTTTTACCGGGGCCGGCCAGCAGCCAGGTAGGGATTGCGATTGGCACGATACGTGCAGGTCTGCTGGGCGGATTAGCAGCCTGGCTGGGATTTACGTTGCCGTCCGCCTTGATCATGATCGCTTTTGCCTACGGCATTGCGCTGTTGGGTGATGTGGCCGGCAGTGGCTGGTTGCATGGCTTAAAAGTGGTGGTCGTGGCAGTGGTGGCACAGGCGGTCTGGCAGATGGGGCAGCGGCTCTGTCCAGACCGGTTGCGGGCAAGTATAGCAGTTATTGCCGCTGTGATCCTCGTGATCTGGTCAGATGCTCTTGTGCAATTGCTGGTGATTGGGGTCGGCGGGCTGATCGGGTGGCGCCTGCTCCAGTTCCAAACGAACAGCAATTCTGTCATCAAATCGCCGATTATGCCGCGTATCGGTATGCTGTTCGGTTTGCTCTTTGCTATCTTACTGGCCGGTTCGTTAATCATCACCTCGTTCGGCGGCAATCCAACGCTGACTCTGCTGGCGGGTATGGTACGTAGCGGCTCTCTGGTATTCGGAGGTGGGCATGTGGTGCTGCCGCTTCTGGAGCCGGTTGTAGTTGGTGGCGACTTCATGAGTGCGGAGACCTTCATCGCCGGTTATGGCGCTGCGCAGGCCGTACCAGGCCCATTGTTGAGTTTTAGTGCGTATCTGGGCGCAGTGGCATCAGCGTACCCCGCCGGTTGGGTTGGCGGGATATTGGCCCTCGTTGCTATCTTTCTGCCCTCGTTTTTGCTGGTGTGGGCAGCATTACCCTTTTGGGCAACCCTACGCGCCCGGCCCGATGCGCAGGCCGCTCTGGCTGGTGTGAATGCAGCCGTGGTAGGGGTTTTGCTGGCAGCCTTGTATCAGCCAGTGATAACCAGCGCGATCCGTGGCCCCTTTGATGTGGCACTGGCGCTAGGTTCTTTTGCTGCGCTACACCTCTGGCGCATACCACCGTGGGCAGTTGTGCTCCTCTGCGCACTGATCGGTGGTTTCGGATGGAGTGGCCAGTAA
- a CDS encoding low molecular weight phosphatase family protein, translating to MQQVHPSPTPVILIIGAADTGRAPIAVALLRRLAQERGHTWQIASAGVVGHDDDPLQPAARDALAVMGLSIDDHVARSLTDDLAHTAHLLIAVDSGIARVLRSRYPQATIYSLGELAGRSRDIPDPAGMQIGAWLHYSREMEQLLKAGFERMTTILSGNNVVEESPSLASPPPPPPPPPSERQEVCARATRLLDAIQAMPDVIDWPAARGRLQATLAELIPLATEPTDLTMLYVEALNRWLDRQTSTPSADRITRLRTAIERGQHPVGQSEVADLMRWPD from the coding sequence ATGCAGCAGGTTCACCCTTCTCCAACACCGGTTATTCTAATCATCGGCGCTGCCGATACTGGCCGGGCGCCGATTGCGGTGGCTTTACTACGTCGTCTGGCTCAGGAACGAGGTCACACGTGGCAGATTGCATCGGCTGGCGTTGTTGGTCACGATGACGATCCGCTTCAGCCGGCAGCTCGCGATGCGCTTGCTGTTATGGGTCTGAGCATCGACGACCACGTGGCCCGGTCGTTAACCGATGATCTGGCGCATACTGCTCACCTGCTCATCGCAGTCGATAGCGGGATTGCCCGTGTACTGCGCAGTCGCTATCCGCAGGCCACCATTTATTCGCTTGGCGAACTGGCCGGGCGCAGCCGCGATATTCCCGACCCCGCCGGTATGCAGATCGGCGCCTGGCTGCACTACAGTCGTGAGATGGAACAGTTGCTGAAGGCCGGCTTCGAGCGCATGACAACCATACTTAGCGGTAACAATGTGGTTGAAGAGTCACCATCTCTCGCATCACCACCACCGCCGCCACCGCCGCCTCCCTCTGAACGACAAGAAGTCTGCGCCCGTGCCACCCGTCTCCTCGACGCTATCCAGGCGATGCCCGATGTTATCGACTGGCCGGCTGCACGGGGGCGATTACAGGCGACGCTGGCCGAATTGATTCCACTTGCTACCGAACCGACCGATCTGACAATGCTGTACGTCGAGGCACTCAATCGCTGGCTCGACCGGCAAACCTCAACACCTTCGGCAGACCGGATTACACGGCTGCGCACAGCTATTGAGCGCGGCCAGCACCCGGTTGGGCAGAGTGAGGTGGCCGATCTGATGCGCTGGCCTGATTGA
- a CDS encoding endonuclease III domain-containing protein produces the protein MTSWQHRVSPLDVYRRLVSHFGVLYGPEAHQPWWPIISSNPQLEIVIGAVLVQQTRWETVEGAIERLYRAGLIDLHALAQATVADVAELIYPCAFYRQKAAGLIALARAISERYGDVAAMLRRPTAMLRRELLTLPRIGPETADVIMLYAGDHPLFVVDAYTRRIFARLVPDEIAWDRASYHQVQHIIAAALPSDPRLLADFHAQLNELAVRYCLSRPRCDGPPARRVYSRQPGRNSFLDRHDGCPLRSVCTWYQGHRQLS, from the coding sequence ATGACGAGCTGGCAGCATCGTGTCAGTCCACTTGATGTCTACCGGCGGCTGGTGAGCCATTTTGGGGTGCTCTACGGCCCAGAGGCTCACCAGCCATGGTGGCCGATTATAAGTTCCAACCCACAGCTCGAAATTGTGATCGGTGCCGTGCTGGTGCAGCAGACGCGCTGGGAGACGGTTGAAGGTGCGATTGAGCGTCTCTATCGGGCCGGGCTGATTGATTTGCATGCACTCGCTCAGGCGACGGTCGCCGATGTTGCCGAATTGATCTATCCCTGTGCCTTCTATCGTCAGAAAGCTGCTGGATTGATTGCCCTCGCCCGTGCGATTAGTGAACGCTACGGCGATGTTGCGGCAATGTTGCGCCGCCCGACGGCAATGCTGCGCCGTGAATTGCTGACGTTGCCGCGCATTGGCCCGGAGACGGCAGATGTGATTATGCTCTATGCCGGCGATCATCCATTGTTCGTGGTTGATGCCTACACCCGGCGGATTTTTGCGCGCCTGGTACCTGACGAGATTGCCTGGGATCGAGCCAGTTACCATCAGGTTCAACACATCATTGCGGCTGCGCTGCCGTCTGATCCCCGATTACTGGCCGATTTCCATGCCCAACTCAACGAGCTGGCTGTTCGTTATTGCCTGAGCCGACCACGGTGCGATGGCCCACCGGCCCGGCGGGTCTATTCACGACAGCCAGGCCGGAACAGTTTTCTTGATCGCCACGATGGTTGTCCATTACGTTCGGTGTGTACGTGGTATCAGGGCCATCGCCAATTGTCTTAA